In Candidatus Methanomethylophilus alvi Mx1201, a genomic segment contains:
- a CDS encoding ArsR/SmtB family transcription factor has translation MEEEHCECETEEFVGRIRDGMLDDDTVMDMADLFKIFGDSTRIRILWALHESEMCVRGISKSLDLSMSAVSHQLKALKDADLVQSRRDGKNIYYSLCDEHVEILLNTALTHLKEEK, from the coding sequence ATGGAAGAAGAACACTGTGAATGCGAGACGGAAGAGTTCGTCGGCAGGATACGCGATGGCATGTTGGATGACGATACCGTCATGGATATGGCCGATCTCTTCAAGATATTCGGGGACAGCACGCGCATACGCATACTGTGGGCACTCCATGAAAGCGAGATGTGCGTACGCGGGATCAGCAAGAGCCTCGACCTCTCGATGTCCGCCGTATCCCACCAGCTGAAAGCCCTCAAGGATGCCGACCTGGTCCAAAGCCGTCGCGACGGGAAGAACATCTACTATTCCCTGTGCGACGAGCATGTCGAGATCCTCCTGAATACGGCGCTCACGCACCTCAAGGAGGAGAAGTGA
- a CDS encoding tetratricopeptide repeat protein, which produces MDPQEAETLCRNAIDLVVGNGVEKDASKAADIFRSVADSGYPEGMFGLAELLYSGNGVQKDVRSAMRLYENAASAGNIPAAFRLGNILLSEGDFSDPGKGREYVQSCCDAGFEPAYGCMGDVCFYGIGASPDQKTAAVWYGRAASAGDPVSMFKLGCMYESGNGVDVDPGRSSEMFRRSAEAGFPEAQFKMASLTYDGIVDGGKKASFDWYSRCSERIPVAKFNMATMLLSGDGVPPDKEGAFKLYRELADSGDADSMFQIGRMYIEGDGVRQDPEEGFRRIGEAARMGSAEAKQLVENLRRRQNTQMIHIDGAEE; this is translated from the coding sequence ATGGATCCTCAGGAAGCGGAGACCCTATGCAGAAACGCCATCGACCTGGTCGTAGGGAACGGTGTCGAAAAGGATGCATCCAAAGCCGCGGATATCTTCCGTTCCGTGGCAGATTCAGGTTATCCCGAGGGTATGTTCGGCCTTGCAGAGCTGCTGTATTCGGGCAACGGCGTCCAGAAGGACGTCCGCTCCGCCATGAGGCTCTACGAGAATGCGGCTTCCGCCGGAAACATACCTGCGGCATTCCGTCTGGGAAACATCCTTCTCTCCGAAGGGGACTTCAGCGATCCCGGGAAAGGAAGGGAATATGTCCAGTCGTGCTGCGATGCTGGTTTCGAGCCCGCCTACGGGTGCATGGGGGACGTGTGCTTCTACGGGATCGGGGCGTCTCCCGACCAGAAGACGGCCGCCGTATGGTACGGTCGCGCGGCTTCCGCCGGGGATCCGGTGTCGATGTTCAAATTGGGATGCATGTACGAATCCGGTAACGGTGTGGACGTCGATCCCGGGAGGTCGTCGGAAATGTTCCGCAGGTCGGCCGAAGCGGGTTTTCCGGAGGCGCAGTTCAAGATGGCATCCCTCACCTACGACGGTATCGTCGATGGCGGGAAGAAAGCGTCTTTCGATTGGTATTCCCGGTGCTCGGAGAGGATCCCCGTGGCGAAGTTCAACATGGCGACCATGCTTCTGTCCGGTGACGGTGTCCCCCCGGATAAGGAGGGTGCTTTCAAACTCTACAGGGAATTGGCCGATTCAGGGGATGCGGATTCGATGTTCCAGATCGGCCGGATGTACATAGAGGGGGATGGTGTCCGTCAGGACCCCGAAGAGGGGTTCAGACGTATAGGCGAGGCCGCGAGGATGGGCAGTGCAGAGGCAAAGCAGCTCGTGGAGAACCTCCGCAGAAGACAGAATACCCAGATGATCCATATCGATGGGGCGGAAGAATGA
- the grpE gene encoding nucleotide exchange factor GrpE codes for MTEENLEQTAVTEGAETTPGTETKKKTTRKKSSTGTKRATVADVMKRLDTIEKNMAENAALAAESDGKVEDIYFMTSDMSGKIGIIAETPKPVTGDVPAGQEFVTSREQFNTYSKLLNRREGELANQKMLNLMMQMCNMREDFVKLCTEMEKKISKFTAKEVLESFKAYEIDMENMLLDAGVSIGPYGKDGDKIDTLHQRIVGVVATDDAAKNGVIAKRISEGYEYNGRVLVKEKVNVFKKVGGVAKTASEETKD; via the coding sequence ATGACGGAAGAGAACTTGGAGCAGACCGCCGTGACGGAAGGTGCGGAAACGACGCCCGGAACGGAGACCAAGAAGAAGACGACCAGGAAGAAATCGTCCACCGGGACCAAGAGGGCAACCGTGGCCGATGTCATGAAACGCCTCGACACGATCGAGAAGAACATGGCGGAGAACGCTGCGTTGGCGGCCGAGAGCGACGGCAAGGTGGAGGACATATACTTCATGACGTCGGACATGTCCGGGAAGATCGGCATAATAGCCGAGACCCCGAAGCCCGTGACGGGCGATGTGCCAGCGGGTCAGGAGTTCGTCACATCCAGAGAGCAGTTCAACACCTACAGCAAACTTCTCAACCGCCGCGAGGGAGAACTGGCGAACCAGAAGATGCTGAACCTCATGATGCAGATGTGCAACATGAGGGAGGACTTCGTCAAACTGTGCACGGAGATGGAGAAGAAGATAAGCAAGTTCACGGCCAAGGAGGTGCTGGAATCCTTCAAGGCCTATGAGATCGACATGGAGAACATGCTGCTGGACGCAGGCGTCTCCATAGGGCCGTACGGAAAGGACGGCGACAAGATAGACACCCTCCACCAGAGGATCGTCGGGGTTGTCGCCACGGACGACGCAGCCAAGAACGGCGTCATAGCCAAGAGGATCTCCGAGGGATACGAGTACAACGGCCGTGTCCTCGTGAAAGAGAAGGTAAACGTCTTCAAGAAAGTGGGAGGGGTCGCGAAGACGGCCTCCGAAGAGACAAAGGACTGA
- a CDS encoding GTPase domain-containing protein, with protein sequence MGILRSRNNYVCPFCFNDVNLAKIHYACTNPLCTKTFLDSVDGKRFRSEFKESEEVDIENSVFLGKDPKASDAVTTKNHIVRGSANGCCDICGRAAYTRLCPICHNPIPAGAEENGSNIFVVLGSEGVGKSHYIAVLINQLRTMFSTEFGTTFTPATDRTTIRYNDSYYRRLFEEGRKLAPTTSYSEDRDSREPMVYYMKFPGEKSQEYTLAFFDTSGKDLDSDDKTVVLSLGSFISKASGIVLLVDPLQIPYVNKRIRMDNKPFEVTDIRDRLAYITEIVRTGNKLKRKDSIDIPLAVVLTKTDVLMKSPENDEEERILFGPESSIHVEREKGKFDRVCFDEISVEVEEYLRRTVGQEFINDVGQYSRHEYFAVSALGNNPSGSVLTKEINPFRVEDPFIWLFNTCSGNGSMRQ encoded by the coding sequence ATGGGTATATTGAGGAGCAGGAACAACTACGTGTGCCCGTTCTGTTTCAACGACGTCAATCTCGCGAAGATACATTATGCATGCACGAACCCGCTCTGCACCAAGACGTTCCTGGACAGCGTGGACGGAAAACGTTTCAGATCCGAGTTCAAGGAAAGCGAGGAGGTCGACATAGAGAACTCCGTGTTCCTGGGCAAGGACCCCAAGGCCTCCGATGCGGTGACCACCAAGAACCACATAGTCCGCGGATCCGCCAACGGCTGCTGCGACATATGCGGACGTGCCGCATACACTAGACTGTGTCCGATATGCCACAACCCTATACCCGCGGGGGCGGAGGAGAACGGCAGCAACATATTTGTCGTGCTGGGATCGGAAGGCGTGGGGAAGAGCCACTATATCGCCGTACTCATAAACCAGCTGAGGACGATGTTCTCCACCGAGTTCGGGACTACCTTCACCCCCGCCACCGACAGGACGACCATCCGGTACAACGACTCCTATTACAGGAGACTGTTCGAGGAAGGACGCAAGCTGGCACCCACCACGTCGTACAGCGAGGACCGTGACTCCAGGGAACCGATGGTGTACTACATGAAATTCCCGGGAGAGAAGAGCCAGGAGTACACGCTGGCGTTCTTCGACACGTCCGGAAAGGACCTGGATTCCGACGACAAGACCGTGGTCCTGAGTCTTGGGTCCTTCATATCCAAGGCCTCGGGGATCGTCCTCCTGGTGGATCCCCTGCAGATCCCCTATGTGAACAAGAGGATCCGCATGGACAACAAACCGTTTGAGGTCACTGACATCAGGGACCGTCTGGCATATATCACGGAGATCGTCCGTACAGGCAACAAACTGAAGCGCAAGGACAGTATAGACATCCCTCTGGCGGTCGTACTGACAAAGACCGACGTCCTCATGAAATCCCCCGAGAACGACGAGGAGGAACGCATCCTGTTCGGCCCCGAGTCCTCCATACATGTGGAGAGGGAAAAGGGGAAGTTCGACAGGGTCTGCTTCGACGAGATCAGCGTGGAGGTGGAGGAATACCTACGCCGCACCGTAGGGCAGGAGTTCATAAATGACGTCGGACAATACTCCAGACACGAATACTTCGCCGTATCCGCCTTGGGCAACAACCCCTCCGGGAGCGTACTGACCAAGGAGATCAACCCGTTCAGGGTGGAGGATCCGTTCATCTGGCTCTTCAACACCTGCAGCGGGAACGGGAGCATGAGACAATGA
- a CDS encoding Hsp70 family protein: MKVGIDLGTTYSTIARYDGISSKAEIIPNVFGKDLTPSVICFLEDETIIGDEAKDMQAGGTGAVASVFKRRMGDPDYVFEAFGRTYDACDLSAILLKKLISDAEKRTGEKIDGAVITVPAYFNDLQRKATIRAGEACGIGVMKIVNEPTAAAVYYGYRHSNGKTVLVYDLGGGTFDVTVVRVEGGKIDVVGTAGNHLLGGKDWDAVLVDEACKRFSDEFGEDPREDVSVMNEMAVAAEDYKKLLSKAGEVSVTVRYDGNVGRYRITRDEFDSKTRFLLKATKDVIDGLFEDIGMDFSDIDEILLCGGSTRMPQVAEYLRVLTDTDVITHTDTDLAVAKGAAMMADYYERGTGADGMEISDVTSHSLGALSVNGDGTRYINKIIIPANSKVPCSMTRPFMIDGGNMTDRIEVYTLQGESEIPLDCTVLEKNVVTGFDNEGDGAVIDIEYMYGGDGTVRVRAFQNGRPVTVSTEPVPEDVSWMAGAPGNHTTEMPITSNIVVCIDLSRSMKESMAEVKDVVRDFIHGISGCDTRIGLIGFGDRVQVFKDLTVDTGAVMSSLNDLKVNMLGRGTDRSPLKAAMDMLMETKGARTAVVLSDGEWGRRDNAMDEAEACRRNGIGVVAVGFGDNVEMSFLRQIATVEDGAMLTTLGDLKNAFGTIATAITSEAEDLRERRS, translated from the coding sequence ATGAAGGTTGGGATAGACCTCGGTACGACTTATTCGACGATCGCTAGATACGACGGCATATCGTCAAAGGCCGAGATCATACCGAACGTCTTCGGTAAGGACCTGACCCCTTCAGTGATATGTTTCCTCGAGGACGAGACGATAATCGGCGACGAGGCCAAGGACATGCAGGCCGGTGGCACGGGTGCTGTCGCATCGGTGTTCAAACGCAGGATGGGGGATCCCGATTACGTTTTCGAGGCATTCGGCAGGACATACGACGCCTGCGACCTGTCCGCCATCCTCCTGAAGAAACTGATATCCGATGCGGAGAAGAGGACCGGCGAGAAGATAGACGGTGCGGTGATAACCGTCCCTGCATATTTCAACGACCTCCAGAGGAAGGCGACCATACGCGCCGGGGAGGCATGCGGCATAGGCGTCATGAAGATCGTGAACGAACCCACCGCCGCAGCGGTATACTACGGCTACAGGCACTCCAACGGGAAGACCGTCCTGGTGTACGACCTCGGAGGAGGGACCTTCGACGTCACCGTCGTCAGAGTGGAAGGCGGGAAGATAGACGTCGTCGGAACGGCGGGGAACCATCTGCTCGGAGGCAAGGACTGGGATGCAGTCCTGGTGGACGAGGCATGTAAGAGGTTCTCCGACGAGTTCGGAGAGGACCCGAGGGAGGATGTGTCCGTCATGAACGAGATGGCGGTCGCCGCCGAGGACTACAAGAAGCTTCTCAGCAAGGCGGGGGAAGTCAGTGTCACCGTCAGATACGACGGGAACGTCGGAAGATACAGGATCACCCGCGACGAGTTCGATTCGAAGACCAGATTCCTGCTCAAGGCCACCAAGGACGTCATCGACGGCCTGTTCGAGGACATAGGGATGGACTTCTCCGACATAGACGAGATCCTCCTGTGCGGGGGATCCACCAGGATGCCGCAGGTGGCCGAATACCTCAGGGTCCTCACGGACACGGACGTGATAACCCATACGGATACGGACCTGGCGGTGGCCAAAGGGGCCGCCATGATGGCCGACTACTACGAAAGAGGGACGGGCGCCGACGGCATGGAGATATCGGATGTGACGTCCCACAGCCTCGGGGCGCTGTCCGTGAACGGGGACGGTACCCGCTACATCAACAAGATAATCATACCCGCCAACTCGAAAGTCCCCTGTTCCATGACCAGGCCGTTCATGATAGACGGGGGCAACATGACCGACAGGATCGAGGTCTACACCCTGCAGGGCGAAAGCGAGATCCCCCTGGACTGCACCGTGCTGGAGAAGAACGTGGTCACCGGTTTCGACAACGAAGGGGACGGCGCGGTTATCGACATAGAGTACATGTACGGCGGGGACGGGACCGTCCGCGTCAGGGCGTTCCAGAACGGCAGGCCTGTGACGGTCTCGACGGAACCGGTCCCCGAGGACGTATCCTGGATGGCGGGAGCCCCCGGGAACCACACGACCGAGATGCCGATAACCAGCAACATCGTCGTCTGCATAGACCTCTCCCGCAGCATGAAGGAGAGCATGGCCGAGGTCAAGGATGTCGTGAGGGACTTCATACACGGGATATCCGGATGCGACACCCGCATCGGACTGATAGGGTTCGGGGACAGGGTACAGGTGTTCAAGGACCTCACGGTGGATACGGGCGCCGTGATGAGCTCCCTCAACGACCTGAAGGTGAACATGCTAGGGAGAGGTACCGACAGGAGTCCCCTGAAGGCGGCCATGGACATGCTTATGGAAACGAAGGGGGCACGCACCGCGGTAGTCCTCTCCGACGGGGAATGGGGACGGAGGGACAACGCCATGGACGAGGCCGAGGCCTGCAGACGCAACGGCATCGGCGTAGTGGCCGTCGGTTTCGGCGACAATGTGGAGATGTCCTTCCTCAGGCAGATCGCCACCGTGGAAGACGGGGCCATGCTGACCACCCTGGGGGATCTGAAGAACGCATTCGGTACGATAGCCACCGCCATAACGTCGGAGGCCGAGGACCTGAGGGAAAGGAGGTCTTGA
- a CDS encoding zinc ribbon domain-containing protein produces MAQERENYCYLLGLNPYREDRYSKGEIIKRIDEAEEKWRKEAQATSSSLKRKFRANTYLSMVTDMYAVIESNVLLEDEFENGRTLLESKASKLNKDVIVLHDGSSYLIPGAENELAKRLKWADVDGPTVLRASKIQPVPAPKPVDDDIMTAFEKLSDVGLYTSKELLNTLIELPSMNMDINRLDPGCRPEEVRDAFGAVERRLSAMKAGNIENQDAYIQAMRALKVVMYPDDRLAMLDRYGRCMRAMEPAIESMEEDYGQPFTSNYLHGLISIYGSHEAIDNEMAVAILEAYCCKRHFIANFSSKNTRLTICPSCKAMVADGKDTVFCPVCGKAMRIVCPHCGTTQPSTYRSCIKCGFGFEEGFREVRRERQAIMDLLAEGDVGGAEDRFGSMQERFPEFTENNDLLVRIGKASSDYRRALGRIDNDYRIRNLYDLKTTVESARIQFPRIMEADYVAERYSEACEKVQEADTLCSLAADSEGEDTMDLYIRAADKCPDHPNAVRRLRDYPPEGPADAVCQVRKDTVLLRYAVPSDRKGVSFCIYRGRNTLPEVDQSTVPLAEIPGGVFLDKTLDPGVDYYYKIHSKRWGILSRDFAQCGPAMVLSEVEGVKVETIEDGLRITYPTPRGCSRVRIWRKEEGDAGQEEVEIVHGNTGTVEDRSLKGETVYHYLFVAEYDVNGRTERSLGTVFSGKTSRYPEPVNDMEVSWNRTDGSYSARWSSTEKVVLYASPRKARIFGTAVPVEDVERWMSPVEPDEVYDNGCKFDLPDGAVIFLYPMVRIGRTAIRGREVMITNLRPFRDVEKKMDGGDCDITVTWPEGAESAIVVVSDPGAREDQPRSEKITVSRELYEKDGRIRIQMGMSNKKTVTLLAVYDVEGTKAESIPFTMDVYSGSSTKVRYSVREERVKEDRNLTRIVMDLECAEGDSIPRLAMTATNVGIPLRMNDGEVVWDSQDPIALQDGRAQTWFTMDKGKADLKRMRLFFVNKEEYSLYKLIHPLYREV; encoded by the coding sequence ATGGCCCAGGAAAGAGAGAACTATTGCTATCTGCTCGGACTGAACCCGTATAGGGAGGACAGGTACAGCAAGGGCGAGATCATCAAACGCATAGACGAAGCGGAGGAGAAATGGAGAAAGGAGGCCCAGGCGACTTCTAGCTCCCTCAAGAGGAAGTTCAGGGCCAACACCTACCTGTCCATGGTCACGGACATGTACGCCGTGATAGAGAGCAACGTCCTCCTGGAGGACGAGTTCGAGAACGGGAGGACCCTGCTCGAATCCAAGGCCTCGAAGCTGAACAAGGACGTCATAGTCCTCCACGACGGATCCTCGTATCTGATACCCGGTGCTGAGAACGAGCTCGCCAAGAGGCTCAAGTGGGCGGACGTCGACGGCCCCACGGTGCTCAGGGCATCGAAGATACAGCCCGTACCAGCCCCGAAACCGGTGGACGACGACATCATGACCGCATTCGAGAAACTGTCGGATGTGGGTCTGTACACCTCCAAGGAACTCCTCAACACCCTCATAGAGCTGCCCTCCATGAACATGGACATCAACAGACTGGACCCGGGATGCAGACCGGAGGAGGTCCGCGATGCCTTCGGCGCCGTCGAGAGAAGACTCAGCGCCATGAAGGCCGGGAACATAGAGAACCAGGACGCCTACATCCAGGCGATGAGGGCCCTCAAGGTCGTCATGTACCCGGACGACAGACTGGCTATGCTCGACAGGTACGGCAGATGCATGAGGGCCATGGAACCGGCCATCGAGAGCATGGAGGAGGACTACGGACAGCCTTTCACCAGCAACTACCTCCACGGCCTGATATCCATATACGGGTCCCACGAGGCCATAGACAACGAGATGGCCGTAGCCATACTTGAGGCGTACTGCTGCAAAAGGCATTTCATAGCCAACTTCTCATCGAAGAACACGCGCCTCACCATATGTCCCAGCTGCAAGGCGATGGTGGCCGACGGCAAGGACACCGTGTTCTGCCCCGTATGCGGAAAGGCCATGCGCATAGTCTGTCCTCACTGCGGGACCACGCAGCCGTCCACGTACCGCAGCTGCATAAAATGCGGATTCGGGTTCGAGGAGGGATTCAGGGAGGTACGCCGCGAAAGACAGGCGATCATGGACCTCCTGGCCGAGGGCGACGTAGGCGGAGCCGAGGACAGATTCGGCTCCATGCAGGAAAGGTTCCCCGAATTCACCGAGAACAACGACCTGCTGGTCAGGATCGGCAAGGCCTCCTCCGACTACAGAAGGGCCCTGGGCAGGATAGACAACGACTACCGCATAAGGAACCTGTACGACCTGAAGACGACCGTCGAAAGTGCCAGGATCCAATTTCCTAGGATCATGGAGGCGGACTACGTCGCCGAAAGGTATTCCGAGGCCTGCGAGAAGGTACAAGAGGCGGACACCTTATGCTCCCTTGCGGCAGATTCGGAGGGGGAGGACACCATGGACCTCTACATCAGGGCCGCAGACAAGTGCCCGGACCACCCCAACGCCGTTAGGAGACTCAGGGACTATCCTCCCGAGGGTCCGGCCGATGCAGTGTGCCAGGTGAGGAAGGACACCGTCCTCCTGAGATATGCGGTCCCATCGGACAGGAAGGGCGTATCCTTCTGCATATACAGGGGGAGGAACACCCTCCCGGAGGTCGACCAGTCCACGGTCCCCCTCGCAGAGATACCCGGAGGTGTATTCCTCGACAAGACCCTCGACCCGGGTGTCGATTACTATTACAAGATCCATTCCAAGAGATGGGGCATCCTGTCCCGCGACTTCGCACAATGCGGTCCCGCCATGGTCCTCAGCGAAGTGGAGGGTGTGAAGGTCGAGACCATAGAGGACGGCCTGCGCATCACCTATCCGACCCCCAGGGGATGCAGCCGCGTCCGCATATGGAGGAAGGAGGAAGGGGATGCGGGCCAAGAGGAGGTCGAGATCGTCCACGGGAACACGGGGACGGTGGAAGACAGGAGCCTGAAAGGCGAGACCGTTTACCACTATCTCTTCGTGGCAGAGTACGACGTCAACGGAAGGACCGAGCGTTCCCTAGGGACCGTGTTCTCAGGAAAGACGTCCAGATACCCGGAGCCCGTGAACGACATGGAGGTCTCGTGGAACAGGACGGACGGGTCCTACTCCGCCAGATGGAGCAGTACGGAGAAGGTCGTACTGTACGCATCCCCCAGGAAGGCGAGGATCTTCGGCACGGCGGTACCGGTCGAGGACGTGGAAAGATGGATGTCCCCCGTGGAACCGGACGAGGTCTATGACAACGGATGCAAGTTCGACCTTCCGGACGGAGCGGTGATCTTCCTGTACCCGATGGTAAGGATAGGCCGCACTGCGATAAGAGGAAGGGAGGTGATGATAACCAATCTGCGCCCGTTCAGGGACGTGGAGAAGAAGATGGACGGGGGCGACTGCGACATCACCGTCACCTGGCCGGAGGGCGCGGAGTCAGCCATAGTCGTCGTCAGCGACCCGGGTGCCAGGGAGGACCAGCCCCGGTCGGAGAAGATCACCGTGAGCAGGGAACTCTACGAGAAGGACGGGAGGATACGCATACAGATGGGTATGTCCAACAAGAAGACCGTAACCCTCCTGGCTGTCTACGACGTGGAGGGGACCAAGGCGGAGTCGATACCCTTCACCATGGACGTCTACTCCGGATCCAGTACAAAGGTGAGGTACAGCGTCCGCGAGGAGAGGGTGAAGGAGGACAGGAACCTCACGAGAATAGTAATGGACCTCGAATGCGCCGAAGGCGACTCCATACCCCGTTTGGCGATGACCGCCACCAACGTCGGCATCCCTCTGAGGATGAACGACGGGGAGGTCGTCTGGGACTCCCAGGATCCAATCGCACTGCAGGATGGAAGGGCACAGACCTGGTTCACAATGGACAAAGGAAAGGCGGATCTGAAAAGGATGAGGCTGTTCTTCGTGAACAAAGAGGAATACAGCCTCTATAAGCTGATCCATCCGCTCTACAGGGAGGTGTGA
- a CDS encoding heavy metal translocating P-type ATPase encodes MRRTYGIDIDCANCARKVEEAISEVDGIESVTLSFVDKRMFIEVSDGNVDRFDEIEKAAEETAHRVESDFRMWRTDTVSECDDEKEKDTYLIPRICTGVAFLAFGLLLEYVLDWNIDGTVLRAVFLIGLLVVGYDVVVNAIRNLVHARFLDENFLMTVATLGALAIGYWTESVAVMLFYQIGEFFQDRAVDRSREHVKALAELKAPYATVIRNGKTQTVQPESVEVGETVAVGPGEMVPIDGIVTAGEGFVDTKAMTGEPVPRHVGVGDKVLAGYINTSETLMVRTETAYRDSASAKILALIEDSASRKSRSEKFITRFAKVYTPAVVLCALAIAVIPSVADPSGWKDWVYKGLIFLVVSCPCALVVSVPLSYYCGIGRASKDGILVKGSTFIEALSGIDKAVFDKTGTLTKGEFSVNRIEPEGMSETELLDLAACAEAFSDHPISKSIIGRLGHDIDPSRISDSSAIPGKGVEAMVDGRVVTVGNVRMMKECGIDLESEEDRSETNVYVAVDGKYAGRLVISDGLKDDAEDAVSSLKDMGVRTYMLTGDTEPVGKAVAERLRLDGYKAEMLPRDKTSELERIMSSSEGKTCFVGDGINDSPALARADVGIAMGCIGSDSAVEAADVVILDDSPSKVASSIRISKRTQTIVAENIVLALAVKFAILALTAFTDAVDMWIAIFGDVGVLVIAVLNAVRALRIPRGDARNRMSEERCGD; translated from the coding sequence ATGAGACGCACATATGGGATCGACATAGACTGCGCCAACTGTGCCAGGAAGGTCGAGGAGGCCATCTCAGAGGTCGATGGGATAGAATCCGTGACCCTGTCCTTCGTGGACAAGAGGATGTTCATAGAGGTATCGGACGGCAACGTGGATCGCTTCGACGAGATCGAGAAGGCAGCGGAGGAGACCGCCCATCGGGTCGAGTCCGATTTCAGGATGTGGCGCACCGATACGGTATCCGAATGCGATGACGAGAAGGAGAAGGACACCTATCTGATACCCCGCATATGTACGGGAGTGGCATTCCTGGCATTCGGCCTCCTGTTGGAATATGTACTCGACTGGAACATCGACGGGACGGTCCTCCGCGCCGTCTTCCTGATAGGACTGCTGGTCGTCGGATACGACGTGGTCGTGAACGCCATACGCAACCTCGTACACGCCCGGTTCCTGGACGAGAACTTCCTCATGACGGTTGCCACGTTAGGCGCCCTTGCCATCGGATATTGGACTGAATCCGTGGCGGTCATGCTGTTCTACCAGATAGGCGAATTCTTCCAAGACCGTGCCGTGGACCGCAGCAGGGAGCACGTGAAGGCACTGGCTGAACTGAAGGCCCCGTATGCGACCGTCATAAGGAACGGAAAGACCCAGACGGTCCAACCGGAGTCCGTGGAGGTTGGCGAGACCGTAGCCGTGGGACCCGGCGAGATGGTACCCATAGACGGGATAGTGACCGCAGGGGAGGGATTCGTAGACACGAAGGCCATGACCGGCGAACCCGTACCGAGACACGTCGGAGTCGGCGACAAGGTCCTGGCAGGATACATCAATACGTCAGAAACCCTGATGGTGCGCACGGAGACCGCATACAGGGACTCGGCATCCGCCAAGATCCTTGCACTCATAGAGGACTCGGCATCACGCAAATCGAGGTCGGAGAAGTTCATCACCAGGTTCGCCAAGGTCTACACACCCGCAGTTGTACTCTGTGCCCTGGCAATCGCCGTCATCCCCTCCGTTGCAGACCCTTCCGGTTGGAAGGACTGGGTCTACAAAGGCCTGATCTTCCTCGTGGTCTCCTGCCCTTGCGCCCTGGTGGTATCCGTCCCCCTGTCATACTACTGCGGGATAGGGAGGGCGTCCAAGGACGGCATACTCGTGAAGGGGAGCACATTCATCGAGGCACTTTCCGGAATAGATAAGGCCGTATTCGACAAGACCGGGACCCTGACAAAAGGGGAGTTCTCCGTCAACCGCATAGAACCGGAAGGGATGTCGGAAACCGAGCTCCTGGATCTGGCAGCATGTGCGGAGGCCTTCTCAGACCACCCCATATCCAAATCGATAATCGGACGTCTGGGTCATGACATAGACCCGTCCCGCATATCGGACTCGTCCGCGATCCCCGGAAAGGGCGTGGAGGCCATGGTGGACGGCCGTGTTGTGACCGTCGGAAACGTCCGGATGATGAAGGAATGCGGTATAGACTTGGAATCGGAAGAGGACAGGTCCGAGACTAACGTATACGTCGCCGTGGACGGGAAGTACGCCGGACGTCTGGTGATATCCGACGGACTGAAGGACGATGCGGAGGATGCCGTCTCCTCTCTCAAGGACATGGGTGTGAGGACGTACATGCTCACCGGCGACACAGAACCCGTCGGAAAGGCCGTGGCGGAGAGACTCCGCCTCGACGGATACAAGGCGGAGATGCTCCCCAGGGACAAGACCTCCGAGCTGGAAAGGATAATGTCCTCGTCCGAAGGGAAGACCTGCTTCGTAGGTGATGGGATTAACGACTCCCCCGCCCTCGCCAGGGCCGACGTCGGCATAGCCATGGGATGCATCGGTTCGGATTCCGCAGTGGAGGCGGCGGACGTGGTCATCCTGGACGACAGCCCCTCCAAGGTCGCATCATCGATACGGATATCGAAGAGGACGCAGACCATAGTCGCGGAGAACATAGTCCTGGCCCTCGCAGTCAAATTCGCCATCCTCGCACTGACCGCCTTCACGGATGCGGTGGACATGTGGATCGCCATCTTCGGGGACGTGGGGGTCCTGGTGATCGCCGTCCTGAACGCCGTCCGTGCCCTGAGGATACCCCGCGGGGACGCTCGGAACAGGATGTCGGAGGAGCGCTGCGGAGACTGA